From a single Amphiprion ocellaris isolate individual 3 ecotype Okinawa chromosome 18, ASM2253959v1, whole genome shotgun sequence genomic region:
- the LOC111567287 gene encoding serine/threonine-protein kinase tousled-like 2 isoform X1 yields MMEGLHSQAISLDPRRQELLEARFTGVGVAKSSANSESSNQSLCSAGSLSDKELETPEKKASERSRKRKGDIYDSNSQGKGRGHKISDYFEFASSSGSGTSPARGIPLLVRSFPQHSLSNPPFQHGSPSSTGSAHTDSSSCSSVKTNPAHSCSHKAIQSELTLLKLTALEKDKNSDLEKKEGRIDDLLRANCDLRRQVDEQQKILERYKERLNKCVTMSKKLLIEKSKQEKMACRDKSMQDRLRLGHFTTVRHGASFTEQWTDGYAFQNLIKQQERINSQREDIERQRKLLGKRKPPAMTLTPPPNLEQNKRKSRSNGQESETLSLAEYHEQEEIFKLRIGHLKKEEAEIQSELEHLERVRNLHIRELKRIHNEDNSQFKDHPTLNDRYLLLHLLGRGGFSEVFKAFDLTEQRYVAIKIHQLNKNWREEKKENYHKHACREYRIHKELDHPRIVKLYDYFSLDTDSFCTVLEYCEGNDLDFYLKQNKLMTEKEGRSIVMQLVNALKYLNQIRPPIIHYDLKPGNILLVNGTACGEIKITDFGLSKIMDDDSYNSADGMELTSQGAGTYWYLPPECFVVGKEPPKISNKVDVWSVGVIFYQSLYGRKPFGHNQSQQDILQENTILKATEVQFPPKPVVTTEAKAFIRRCLAYHKEDRVDVLQLASDPFLMPHIRKTLGNSTPLAPPIPSTSSCYGSSASN; encoded by the exons ATGATGGAAGGACTTCATAGCCAGGCTATTAGCCTGGACCCTCGCAGACAGGAACTGCTTGAGGCTCGGTTCACTGGAGTTGGTGTGGCCAAG AGTTCAGCCAACAGCGAATCATCCAACCAGTCTCTGTGCAGCGCTGGATCACTCAGTGACAAGGAACTAGAG ACACCAGAAAAGAAAGCCAGTGAGAGAAGCAGGAAGCGAAAAGGAGACATCTATGACAGCAACAGTCAAG GAAAGGGAAGAGGGCACAAAATAAGTGATTATTTTGAG TTTGCTAGTAGCAGTGGCTCTGGCACCAGTCCTGCCCGGGGCATCCCTCTGCTGGTGCGCTCCTTTCCACAGCACTCACTGTCTAATCCTCCG TTTCAGCATGGCAGTCCTTCGTCCACAGGCTCAGCTCACACAGACTCTTCATCTTGCAGCTCCGTTAAGACAAACCCCGCACACTCCTGCTCACATAAAGCCATCCAG TCAGAACTGACGCTCCTGAAACTGACAGCGCTGGAGAAGGACAAAAACTCCGACCTGGAAAAGAAAGAAGGGAGGATAGATGACCTGCTGAgg gcTAACTGCGACCTGAGGCGGCAGGTGGATGAGCAGCAGAAGATTCTGGAGCGCTACAAGGAGCGGCTTAACAAGTGTGTGACCATGAGCAAGAAGCTGCTAATCGAGAAG TCAAAGCAGGAGAAGATGGCTTGCAGGGACAAGAGCATGCAGGATCGTCTACGCTTGGGCCACTTCACCACCGTCCGTCACGGAGCGTCCTTCACTGAGCAGTGGACAGATGGATATGCCTTCCAGAACCTCATCAA GCAGCAAGAGCGAATCAACTCTCAGCGGGAGGACATTGAAAGGCAGAGGAAGCTGCTGGGGAAGAGGAAACCTCCCGCCATGACCCTGACACCCCCGCCAAACCTGGAACAGAACAAACGAAAGAGCAGAAGTAATGGCCAGGAGAGTGAAAC GTTGTCCTTGGCAGAATATCATGAGCAAGAGGAGATTTTCAAACTTCGAATTGGTCATCTAAAAAAG GAAGAAGCAGAGATCCAGTCAGAGCTGGAACATTTGGAGCGGGTAAGAAACCTGCACATTAGGGAGCTGAAGAGAATCCACAACGAGGACAACTCGCA aTTTAAAGACCATCCCACGCTGAATGATCGGTATCTGCTGTTACATTTACTTGGAAGAGGTGGCTTTAGTGAAGTTTTCAAG GCTTTTGATTTAACAGAACAGAGGTATGTGGCCATTAAAATTCATCAGCTTAACAAGAACTGGAgggaagagaagaaggaaaacTACCACAA ACACGCCTGTAGAGAGTACAGAATTCACAAAGAACTTGACCACCCTAGAATAGTCAAACTCTACGACTATTTCTCGCTCGACACAGACTC GTTCTGCACAGTACTAGAGTACTGTGAAGGCAATGATCTGGATTTCTACTTGAAGCAGAATAAGCTGATGACGGAGAAAGAGGGCCGCTCTATTGTGATGCAGCTCGTCAACGCCCTCAAGTACCTCAATCAGATTCGGCCACCCATCATCCACTACGACCTCAAGCCTG GAAACATCTTGTTGGTTAACGGCACAGCTTGCGGAGAGATTAAGATCACTGACTTTGGCTTGTCCAAGATCATGGATGATGACAGCTACAACTCTGCAGATGGCATGGAGCTGACCTCACAAGGAGCAGGGACCTACTG GTATCTCCCTCCTGAGTGCTTTGTCGTGGGCAAGGAGCCCCCAAAAATATCCAACAAGGTGGATGTTTGGTCAGTAGGAGTCATCTTCTATCAGAGCTTATACGGACGCAAG CCGTTCGGTCATAACCAGTCGCAGCAGGATATCCTACAAGAAAACACCATACTAAAAGCTACTGAGGTGCAGTTTCCTCCCAAACCTGTGGTCACCACAGAAGCAAAG GCCTTCATTCGACGTTGTCTGGCTTACCACAAGGAGGACCGGGTAGATGTGCTGCAGTTGGCCAGTGACCCCTTCCTAATGCCACATATTCGAAAAACCCTGGGAAACAGCACACCTCTGGCACCTCCAAttccctccacctccagctgctaCGGCAGCAGTGCCTCCAACTGA
- the LOC111567287 gene encoding serine/threonine-protein kinase tousled-like 2 isoform X2: MMEGLHSQAISLDPRRQELLEARFTGVGVAKSSANSESSNQSLCSAGSLSDKELETPEKKASERSRKRKGDIYDSNSQGKGRGHKISDYFEFQHGSPSSTGSAHTDSSSCSSVKTNPAHSCSHKAIQSELTLLKLTALEKDKNSDLEKKEGRIDDLLRANCDLRRQVDEQQKILERYKERLNKCVTMSKKLLIEKSKQEKMACRDKSMQDRLRLGHFTTVRHGASFTEQWTDGYAFQNLIKQQERINSQREDIERQRKLLGKRKPPAMTLTPPPNLEQNKRKSRSNGQESETLSLAEYHEQEEIFKLRIGHLKKEEAEIQSELEHLERVRNLHIRELKRIHNEDNSQFKDHPTLNDRYLLLHLLGRGGFSEVFKAFDLTEQRYVAIKIHQLNKNWREEKKENYHKHACREYRIHKELDHPRIVKLYDYFSLDTDSFCTVLEYCEGNDLDFYLKQNKLMTEKEGRSIVMQLVNALKYLNQIRPPIIHYDLKPGNILLVNGTACGEIKITDFGLSKIMDDDSYNSADGMELTSQGAGTYWYLPPECFVVGKEPPKISNKVDVWSVGVIFYQSLYGRKPFGHNQSQQDILQENTILKATEVQFPPKPVVTTEAKAFIRRCLAYHKEDRVDVLQLASDPFLMPHIRKTLGNSTPLAPPIPSTSSCYGSSASN, encoded by the exons ATGATGGAAGGACTTCATAGCCAGGCTATTAGCCTGGACCCTCGCAGACAGGAACTGCTTGAGGCTCGGTTCACTGGAGTTGGTGTGGCCAAG AGTTCAGCCAACAGCGAATCATCCAACCAGTCTCTGTGCAGCGCTGGATCACTCAGTGACAAGGAACTAGAG ACACCAGAAAAGAAAGCCAGTGAGAGAAGCAGGAAGCGAAAAGGAGACATCTATGACAGCAACAGTCAAG GAAAGGGAAGAGGGCACAAAATAAGTGATTATTTTGAG TTTCAGCATGGCAGTCCTTCGTCCACAGGCTCAGCTCACACAGACTCTTCATCTTGCAGCTCCGTTAAGACAAACCCCGCACACTCCTGCTCACATAAAGCCATCCAG TCAGAACTGACGCTCCTGAAACTGACAGCGCTGGAGAAGGACAAAAACTCCGACCTGGAAAAGAAAGAAGGGAGGATAGATGACCTGCTGAgg gcTAACTGCGACCTGAGGCGGCAGGTGGATGAGCAGCAGAAGATTCTGGAGCGCTACAAGGAGCGGCTTAACAAGTGTGTGACCATGAGCAAGAAGCTGCTAATCGAGAAG TCAAAGCAGGAGAAGATGGCTTGCAGGGACAAGAGCATGCAGGATCGTCTACGCTTGGGCCACTTCACCACCGTCCGTCACGGAGCGTCCTTCACTGAGCAGTGGACAGATGGATATGCCTTCCAGAACCTCATCAA GCAGCAAGAGCGAATCAACTCTCAGCGGGAGGACATTGAAAGGCAGAGGAAGCTGCTGGGGAAGAGGAAACCTCCCGCCATGACCCTGACACCCCCGCCAAACCTGGAACAGAACAAACGAAAGAGCAGAAGTAATGGCCAGGAGAGTGAAAC GTTGTCCTTGGCAGAATATCATGAGCAAGAGGAGATTTTCAAACTTCGAATTGGTCATCTAAAAAAG GAAGAAGCAGAGATCCAGTCAGAGCTGGAACATTTGGAGCGGGTAAGAAACCTGCACATTAGGGAGCTGAAGAGAATCCACAACGAGGACAACTCGCA aTTTAAAGACCATCCCACGCTGAATGATCGGTATCTGCTGTTACATTTACTTGGAAGAGGTGGCTTTAGTGAAGTTTTCAAG GCTTTTGATTTAACAGAACAGAGGTATGTGGCCATTAAAATTCATCAGCTTAACAAGAACTGGAgggaagagaagaaggaaaacTACCACAA ACACGCCTGTAGAGAGTACAGAATTCACAAAGAACTTGACCACCCTAGAATAGTCAAACTCTACGACTATTTCTCGCTCGACACAGACTC GTTCTGCACAGTACTAGAGTACTGTGAAGGCAATGATCTGGATTTCTACTTGAAGCAGAATAAGCTGATGACGGAGAAAGAGGGCCGCTCTATTGTGATGCAGCTCGTCAACGCCCTCAAGTACCTCAATCAGATTCGGCCACCCATCATCCACTACGACCTCAAGCCTG GAAACATCTTGTTGGTTAACGGCACAGCTTGCGGAGAGATTAAGATCACTGACTTTGGCTTGTCCAAGATCATGGATGATGACAGCTACAACTCTGCAGATGGCATGGAGCTGACCTCACAAGGAGCAGGGACCTACTG GTATCTCCCTCCTGAGTGCTTTGTCGTGGGCAAGGAGCCCCCAAAAATATCCAACAAGGTGGATGTTTGGTCAGTAGGAGTCATCTTCTATCAGAGCTTATACGGACGCAAG CCGTTCGGTCATAACCAGTCGCAGCAGGATATCCTACAAGAAAACACCATACTAAAAGCTACTGAGGTGCAGTTTCCTCCCAAACCTGTGGTCACCACAGAAGCAAAG GCCTTCATTCGACGTTGTCTGGCTTACCACAAGGAGGACCGGGTAGATGTGCTGCAGTTGGCCAGTGACCCCTTCCTAATGCCACATATTCGAAAAACCCTGGGAAACAGCACACCTCTGGCACCTCCAAttccctccacctccagctgctaCGGCAGCAGTGCCTCCAACTGA